GATTGAGGCAACACTCTGGACAATACAGGaaatatacagcagcagctctgtACTGGTAAAGGAAAATCAAGCAACATGTATGATTAATTTTCTCCTGAGTCTTTGGCAGCACATGAGCACTGCACAAGCCAAGGgtatttttctctctgtctctgctaTCCCTGGGGATTATGgtattttgttttgcttgaagAAAGAGAAAAGTGTCAGCAACTGCGTTTTTATTTCCTCATTATGAGTTTGATCTTCCTCGCTCCCTGTACCTCAAGTGTCACTTTCACACGGAGGTGTAAAAGCCAGGCGCTGGTTGGTCATATATCTCCTTTGTACTGTAGCTGTCTGTCCTCTCTACCCTTCATTGCCACTTGGCTTGTAGCAATCAGAAGAAGCACTTTTCACCCTAAAGATCCCAGAGTTCTttgggagaaggaaagggagttgagactcctttggaaatctggctctTTGTCCTGGTAGACAAAGCAGGTCTCTGTTTTAAGGTCTCATCCCAAAGACCCACCCAGAGTAAACTGCGAGGAATTCcttatcatagattcatagattcatagattctaggactggaagggacctcgagaggtcatcgagtccagtcccctgcccgcatggcaggaccaaatactgtctagaccatccctgatagacatttatccaacctactcttaaatatctccagagatggagattccacaacctccctaggcaatttattccagtgtttaaccaccctgacagttaggaactttttcctaatgtccaacctagacctcccttgctgcagtttaaacccattgcttcttgttctatccttagaggctaaggtgaacaagttttctccctcctccttatgacacccttttagatacctgaaaactgctatcatgtcccctctcagtcttctcttttccaaactaaacaaacccaattctttcagccttccttcataggtcatgttctcaagacctttaatcattcttgttgctcttctctggaccctttccaatttctccacatcttttttgaaatgcggtgcccagaactggacacaatactccagctgaggcctaaccagagcagagtagagcagaagaatgacttctcgtgtcttgctcacaacacacctgttaatacatcccagaatcatgtttgctttttttgcaacagcatcacactgttgactcatatttagcttgtggtccactataacccctagatccctttctgccgtactccttcctagacagtctcttcccattctgtatgtgtgaaactgattttttcttcctaagtggagcactttgcatttgtcttaaCATACTTAACATACTTTCATACCCACATTGCACAGCAAGCCCAGGCCTTAACTACCATTGCAAAGAGGCAGGTACCTGTACTTTACAGCGAAGGATGCCATCAGTATGAGGGTAAGCTCCTGGGGGGAAGCAGGTGCTCTCATGGAGAGGAGATGCTGTTTACTAATAGGGGTCAGCCTGCATTTCCTAGTTACTGCCCGTTCCTGGAAGGATCATCTCCTGAAGATGATGCTTGCAGGAGAGACATTATAGAGCCAGACTCACTGATGGATGCTCTAAGGCCATTCCCAGAGGGCATGCTGCCTTCAGGAGTTATGACTCCCAGCTGTGACATCACCGTGGATAATAATGTGTACCCGAAGGCAGACACGGGCATTTTAGTCTGTCTCTTGTACTGCTCCAGTAGGGGGAGACGGAGGGCAATGAACAGCCAGGTCGACTACAGTAAGGAAGTTCGCGTTGCTGGGTATTTAAGGTAGAAACTCCCACCTTTGCCACATGGTGCTGGAACGCTCGCTGTGCACATttctaatggggaaaaaatctgcaaGCGTTTGACCTTAAACAGCATTTTGAAGAGGCCTCGTTGGAGGGATGCTGAGCACTTGCTGATTGGCCCTTCTGAGCCACTTCAGCTGCAGAGCGCTTGGCATCTTGTCTCTGGAGGGGTTCGATGGAGGGTGGCAGGAGAGATTTCACCAACTGCCCTGCGGTCATGGCACATCTGTGCCTTGTTGTAAAGCTGTCACCTTTATTTGGAatctgttggggttttttaaatgctCATCATAATCCTGCCCATCCCAGGCTGTCTCCTCAGGGCAGCATTCAGCTCCCAGCATCTTGCCCACATCTGATCCCTAACCTGCCGCACTCattgtctctctctgcagctaATGAAATGAACAGGctgaaggaagaaaataaaaaccagaaGGAAGAACTGAAGAGGCTACGGAGCCTGGAGTAAGCTCAGTTCTGGGTTTAACTCATTGGGTGGCGTAGGGCCGGCCAGATGGCTCCCCTAGGACCTTGGCACTACCCTGGACACTGTTGAGCCAGCCCAGTATGAGAACCTCCTGGCCAAGGGAGTGGAGATGCCTGTACAGTCTGCACCATTGTTTTTATTCCAACTTCCTAGTATGAGCTTCTTGTTCCTTCCCTCACCCATCTGTCCACCTGCATGTAATAGAGACCTCTTCATCTTCAGCCTCATTGGAACCAGGCAGGATTGAtgcttggcactggtgatgtCATGGGGTGAAATGGGGAGGGGGATCATGGAGAGTTCAGGGAGTTTCCTGACCCTGGGTCCCCTTTAGTCAGGTTCTTTGACTGAATAGTGATCGCCCCACTAGTGAATGGGAGAATAAACCCCTACTCTGACTGCAAGTGTATGCTGAACCCCTTGTCTCTGAGACTTGAGGACCAAATGGCACTCGTTACACGCCCGGCATGCACATAGTGCACTGCTCCTAACGTACTAATTatgtggggtgaaatcctggccccactgatgtgaaatgggagttttgtcagtgagttcaatggggacaggatttaACTCTTGGTTTTTATTATCACCAGCTTCATCACCGTTCACGCCCTGAGTAAATCTGTGGAGACACCTATCTAGATCTAACAGCTCTTGGCAAAGCCATTGGGACATTGGGCAAAGGCAGAATGCTGATCCATTAGCGTGGAgctgcagggaatggatcacATTTCACATGGGAAAATGAACTGTGAGAAAGAGACTCAGGAGGGATTAGGAGGGGAGAGGATGTTTGCTATAAGTAGTAACCTAGCAGAGCACTCTGGTGAAACCCAAGTAACATGTCAGGTTAGCCAATATATACAAATCAGCTCATTCCTTAGGGGTTTAAAATCCATAGAAATTATCATAAAGAGATCAGTAGAGAAACATGCTTGCTTTGGAACCCAAACGTTTCCTCAGTTTAACACAAATTCTCGTATCTCGCATCTCTCAAATGACTGCAGAGGTTTCTAGACCTGGAACTAGCTTGACTTACTgaactagagctgtgcaaaagttTGTTGCAAAACCTCCCTGCGTTGGGGCCGTATATGGCTAGACTGAAACCCCTGCCAGAGTTACCAAGTTTGTCACAGAACTTTGAGAGCACATGGGCCAGTTGTTGGTCTGCATTGAATCCACACCAATGTCATGGCTTCCCATGAAATTTTGCATAGCAGACTAAGAGGAAACTCAGCTGCATCaactgagttttgctttgagatGGTGTCAGGGCTGCactggggttttggggtgcctagggcaaaatctgaaactgagacaccccccccctccccccgacacacacaccctTACAAAAACGTTGCCATGGATATGAAAGAGTtgaagaagaggggagaggatggAAGGTCAGAGAAAGCCCAGGTGTGTGGGGTCACTGCCTTCCCCATGGGGATGGGGAGACTGCCCTGTGTTCAGGCGGGGGGCCACTCCTGGTCCCACCTCTCCCTGAGCTCCAGCACTGTTGTGAGTGGtatccccaacccctgaccctgctcctacCTCCAGGCTCTCGGCCTGGTAAGTCACCTCAGGCTCAGCATGATGAGGCTAATGGCGGTGACAGAGGAATCTGGACCTGCCCGGGGAGGGCAAGTTGATGGCAGGTGCCAAACTTGAGTGGCACTGAAACCCCAGGTGCCAGCTCGCAATGactctcactcaaatttggcctggccacccctccatcatTTTGGGAGTCCTCTCAAACAGACGGCCTGGGGCAAACCGCCCATTTTGCcctcccctctgggtggcccAGGATGATGTATTGGTTCAGAGCAAACCTCAGCGTGAAATTCAGTTGTGATGAGCTGAAACGGAAGAAGATGTTTCCGTGAGTGCTCAGGAAGCCCGATCACCTTGTTTCCCAGGGCTCTTGAGTTGTTGCACATTCAGTTAAGATGAAACACTGGCGCTCAGAACTCGCGCTGGGGCAGTCTTCAAACTGGTGGTTCctgtctcatttctttttccattcatttgtttccttttcattGCAACAGTGACAGAACAAAGCACCAAAGAGCCCTCCCCAGAGAAAGCAGCTCCATCCCGGACTCACCATTGGCTTTACTCTCCCCAGTAAGCCGGAAACCCAGCACAGACAAAGCAGCTAGCAGAGAAGCAGAAGAAGGGTATCATGAACAGCCTGGCGAACAGCTGGGAGAAGGTATATACTGCTGGCTCCAGTATAGGGGGTGTAGGGACCAATGACTGGGCTGCAGCAGTGAGTTATTCTGACTACATCAAACGGGAGCAAAAGCCGAAGTCATCAGAACCCCAGGATGGACGTTAATCTAGAGCATGATATCTGGTTTGCATGGAATTGCAGATCAAATAATACATGAGCTGCAGTGCTTTAGAGGAAAATATTCTCCTGAGGTGCTCCAGTGTCATCCATCGCAGATGATGTGTGGGAAGTGCGAGTCTTTTCCCTTTATTCTGGCAGCCTCCTTCCAGAGAGCACCTAGGGCTCCATCTGGAATCAAAAGTGAGACAAAAAGGTTCCCTTTTCAGCATTGGCCTCCAAATCCGCATGCCACTGATTGTACCCCCATACCGGGCACACTCCCATTAATGTGCAGGCAGCCTTTTGCACAACAAACCAGGCCACTGATTTGCACACACAAAGCACCTGTTCGTGCAgtttgttccttccccctcccctgcccccattgtcAATTGCACATGCAATCGAGCATACAAATTCAGGGGCTGGCTTGAGTCTGACAGAAAATTTGGCTCGAAATAGCTAGAAATCTTCCTTGGGAAGCGCTTGGTGCCCTGCCAGCTTTTTATAGCTACGATGTGCTGATTGATATCCCAGTTATCAGACTGGTTGGCCAGACTTTTTAGGCCGCTGCATTACAGCGCCATGTGCAGATGGAACAACTGGGAAAAAACGCAGGGCAGACGCAATGGAACTCTGCACAGCTTTCGCAATGACTGGCTATCGCCTTTGTTTTCAGAGACGTCTGCAGGGCAGAGATGTTCTCTGGGCAGTAGGATTTCTCCAAGTGCTGTTCTCCAAGAAGCACATGCTCTGGAAATGGTAAGAGTTCCGTTGGGGATACTTAGCACTGTCAATCTGTCCTCGTCAAGTTGGGCATCGTTCCCGTGGGGACCTGATGCTGGATAAGCTGTGAAAGGGATGGGACGAGGAATGAAATGGAGGCACGtgggatgaagtgacttgccaaggtcacccgGTACATCACTGGCAGAACTGGAAACTCCTATCGTATCTCCTGCTGATAAAGTCACCGTCCCAGCTTTGCTTTCACATTTATATTCCCTAGGAGCCTCAGAACTTGCCTAGCAGCAGTTGATCATTATCGTGTGACCGCATTCATTCCTTTTCAAATCACACTGACTCCCCTCTTAAATAGGTAGTTGGAGAAATCTCTTAGGACTGAACCATAGGGGTATTCCACAGGCCCACATCTGAAGCCTTATCCTGTGGGATATTTTCAGAGAGACGGGGAATCCCTGCCACTGTTGGTTTTGAGCTTGTATCTTTCCTAACCTGCCACCCCTTTGAAACTGAAAGTGCATTTCAGCCAAGGGATCCGGGGTGGGATGGAGTGCCAGACGTCGTGCCCCCAGAGCTCAGCGGCCATAGCATTGGGTCTCATGATGGGAGCTCAGACATACACGTGCTTAATTCTGgccggggccggctccagcttttttgccgccccaagcggcaaagggaagaaaaaaaaaaaaaaagataaagccgattggcggcagctcaatcgcgccgcttcattcttcagcggcacttcggcggcagctcaaagaggaagagagggactgagggacccgccgccgaattgccgccaaagacccggacgcgccgcccctttccattggccgccccaagcacctgcttccttcgctggtgcctggagccggccctgattctggcACTGGAACCAGTGATCTGAACTCCATATAAAGATGAAACAGCAAGTGAAGGGGGTTTTGCTGAGGCTGCAGGCGGGCTGTGAGAGTAGTTAATGAAGATAAACAGTAGAGGTTGATGGCATCGGAAAGTGGGTAGGCAAAAATATCGAGTAAGGGCTTATTCAGAGCCTTTTTACAACAGCAGAAAGATCATTCTGTACTGGCCGCAGAATAGGAACCTCCCCTGGAAATAAACCAGTGAAGCAAATGGATGCTGTAAACTCATGCAAATAGGGTCTAATGGTTTGACCAAAGGACTGGGAAACTGACCGATCTCGGCTAAGCCACTGACTCCTGGCTTGACCTTAGATAAGTTACATGACTTCCTGCTCCGTAAGTCAATGCATCTGGAAAATAAGGAATAAATTAGGACTTGCTGAAAAACACGATGCTGTGTTGGAATGGAGCCTCCTTGGGGAAATACGTGGctgattattatttaaaattccaACACCGTATTGAAGAAGCATTCAGCTGTTCATTGGAAATGTAGCAACTCGTTTTTATCACCTCTTGAATGTAAATGGATATAAGACAAAATGTAGCCTCACTAACAAAGACCACTAGTAAGCAGGGTTTTCTGCTGTCATTGTTCTCTAGTCAGCTAGGCTTCTTTCACCTGGGGATCATTTCTGAGAGCCCTTTAGAACAAGCTGAGCTTTAAGCCCGATAGTCCTGGACATGCAAACTTTTCTCCTCTGCCTTTAGACTTCCCAGAGGATAGCTAACCAGCTGCACGGAACCATCGCTTTGGTGAGACCTGGCTCCAGACCGTGCCTCCCTGAAAAAATCTCGGCCAGGAGAGCAACGTCACCACCAGCAAGAAAAAACTCACTGTTCCTGGAGCGTGAGCGCAGCCCCAGCCGTGAGGCGTGAGTAGCATCGTCTCAGTATTGATACATCACAGTCtccttgggcctgatccagagcccattgaaatcaatggaagaattcccattgacttccagggcTTTGTATCAAGCAGCTGTTGTCTTACTGGTGGGTTTTctttttgcttctctctctccatcaCAAGCCAGTTCTTCCAGCCAGCACATAAGCCCCACCATGGTCTTTGAACCAGGAAGATCCAATCCACACAAATTTTGGAGCTTAGGCTTGGATAAGGCCTCCAAACCTCTTAACTCCAGCAAACcaggctggaaatctcacaagaacagaCTTTTCTTGAGATTCCCACTATTTTCTGCAACTATCCCAGGCAGAAAACACCAGGAGCCTGGTTCTTATGCTATGTTGTTATTGTTCCTTCAACCTTAATGAGTTTACTCCTGATCTACACCAGGGCAAATGAGAGGACAATCAGGCCCCTAGAGAACAATCTGTTAAAATATCGCTGGCCTTCTGCAATTGGCCAGCACTGAGAATTGCAGAGATTGACACATAAGGGAAAAATTTTTTGATTTGAGCACTGGGCAGAGATCCCCACTGCTCCTTATCTAATCCAATTGGCTTTTCTGTGGCGCTCCTCACAGTAACGTCTGAGCTCCTCActtcccattaactttagtggCAATTAGGGCTGAGTGAGACCTACAGACTCATTCAGAAACTGTAAGTTCCCCCCCAGCAAACGCCTAGCTTGGATGCGTTCTCCATGAAGCCGGGCACTGCCAAATGCCGAGGAATAGTAACAAGCAGGGACTCGATTTATAGAGGCAGGGTTTTCTGAACACAGTTTGCACAGCTCACCCATTGCTTGGGCCTCTTTAAATGTGGCTGTAAAACTCTACAAGTGCGTATGTTGAAGGAAGGAGGAAAGACTCTAGCAGCAATGTAAAACTGTCAGGTTTTGGCAGCCTAAAGCTCTATCTTCAACTGGACGCCACTTGTTCAGGTCTGTGTAGCCCCCTGGTGTTACAGGTCCCCCTGTGCTTTGTCCATAGCGGCTCTGAGCCAGCTAGAGAGACTTGGCTCACGCTGGAGCCGCTTGTTTCTGGAGCTCCCTCTTTCAATCCTTGGTGTGGCAGACAAGATGGAGGCCATCACAGGAGCTTTAGTGCACAACTGATTGACCCATCTACAGCCAGTAGGCACACACCCATTTTTACAGACAGGCAGACAGCGTAGTTGTGCACCCAGCTACTTGCTTTGCACACCCAAATGCAGATTTTGCACAGATGTATTTACTGTATGCGTGACCTACTGTATGTGTGCACAAGTGGGCGTGCACACTTGCTCCAACGTATCATTTTCTGCCAGTGTAAACTGgcagagctccattgatttcaaccgAGCTCTGCACGTTTACATCAGCAGCGTATCAGGGGCAGCACATGGAAACCAGGGGCTAAAAAGGGACACTGTGATAGTGAGGTGACCCACCTGGAAACTTGCCTTTGATGTGtttaatgatttttgtttgttcgtttgtttcATTTAGTTGCTTAAGAACAAACAAACCAGATTCCCACAAAGCCACTTCGTCCTATGGAACTCTCCAACTGACCACCAGGCAGGAGCAGCTCTGCCTCCTTAACAAACATTTCTCTCTGCACCAGTTTGGACTCAGGAGTAACAGCGCTTCTGCAGATAGGGACAATAGCTTGCCAAGCCACTTGCTACAGGCCAGAGAGACTGAAGACAGAACAAGGCTGCAGGAGGAATGGGAAGATCAGGCCGCCATTTTAGAACTCCCTGGAGCTGTGGTGTACATGCGGGACCAGCATTTGGAGGAGAGGCTTCCGTTTCTTAAGCACAGAGAGAGGCTCCAGTATCTCCTGGCACAAGAGCATCAGCAAGGATTCAGGGCCAGGACAGGAGGCGACCAAAATGCAACTCTGGTTCCAGCTGCTCCTGAGGAAAGGCCCCTTTCCCCGCAGCCGACCAGGGGGTGCAAAGAAGAGAGGTCGTACCTGGAGGAACCTGTAGAAGGGAAAGTTGTTTGGATAAACAGGGACAACGTGGAGCAAAGGGAGAAGGCAGAGGCAGCAAGAGAATGTCTCCTGGACACACCTCTGGACCTGTCAGATTATGGCAGAAGGAGTGAAAACCTGAAACCTGCCAGCTGGCACAAATCCCCCAAACAGCGTGAGGCTGACAGTCCAAGTCCGATCCGTACAGAAAGCCCCACTCTTCAGACAGGCCGGAGCTCCAGCGTGCTGCCAAGAGCAGAGCATGAGAACTCCCACCTAGCCTGCAGCCAGCTCCCTGCGGCCAAACCGCTGCAAATCGGCAACGAGACTGAGCAGTTCAGTGCCAGAGAGCAAGAGGCCCTTGCGGCACCTTTGGTGAGTACATCTTGCGCTGGCATCCGCTTTTCCTCCGCAGGGAGGCTGTGGTCAGCAGTCAGCTTGCTGGGCCGATCGCAGTTTAAAATGGGCATCACCACTATTGCTGAAAGTTCTGACCTGATGGCTCTACTGTGGCCCACAGCGTGTGAAACAGGTCGGTGGTGCCAGTCCTGTCCCTAGTGGACAGATTTGCACATTGCAAAATGACCACCACAACGGGCACTGATCAGCGTCCTTGCTCTCAGGCTCAGAGGAAACCCAGGACTGAATGGACCATGGAAAGTAACTACCCTCTAAGCCTCGGGGTTTTATTCCTCTGGGTTAGGATTAAGATGCATTGAGAGACTCTGCGCCTGCCACTCCCCTGCTGAATCTGTGCGTAGGGGACATCAGGTTCTGTGGCAATGTCCCGCAAATACACAGAAACCCCTATCTGTTGTTGTCCAGGGGCAGATGTGCATCTTTGCAGTTATACTCATTGCCAGGCTGGAGCGGGGCACCAGTTCAATTCACCGCCTTAGGAGAAGGCAGCGTCTCTAGCAATAAAGGCATTGGCAGTTCTTCCCATCAGTTTGTAATTAATACAGCTATTGCCATGTGTTACAGGTCCCTTCCTCACAAGGACAGCCCGCGGGCAAGCTAACATCTTGTGATCCTGCAACAGATTCAGAGATCAGGGTGAGAGTGTCTCCTAGGGCACAGAAGCGAGAACCAGATGCTCAAACAGGTAAAAAGCCCCATGGAAAAGCAACATTTGAGAAGGCAGGAGCAGACAGTGTTTTGAGCCTGGTGTGCTGATCTCCTTAGCACTGGAAAGTCTATGGACGGCGCTTCCGAAACATGCATGCAATATATGGcaattgttttaaattttgtattctAAATTCCAAGAGGaagactttcaaaggcacaaaggtcaCCTGGGCACCAAACTCCCATGGCAGTCAGCGGAGTTGGATGCTTACCTCCCATTTGTGCCTCGGAAAACCGCTCCTCAAGTCTACAATTTTCAGATTTACATGTCTCAATGTGAGACTCCTCAGTTCATATATAGGTACCTAAATGGAAGTGGCCTGATTGTCAAAGGTGTTGAACATCGGCAGCTCCCTGACATAAAACAAAGCAGCCTCAGGACTGCTGTACTTTGTGCCAGTCATCAA
This DNA window, taken from Emys orbicularis isolate rEmyOrb1 chromosome 12, rEmyOrb1.hap1, whole genome shotgun sequence, encodes the following:
- the RBBP8NL gene encoding RBBP8 N-terminal-like protein produces the protein MATESFADFLNKLKEIHEKEVLGLQTKLTELTTEKCRDAQRIEELFAKNHQLREQQKILKENVKVLENRLRAGLCDRCMVAQELAKKKQNEYENSHFQSLQHIFILTNEMNRLKEENKNQKEELKRLRSLDDRTKHQRALPRESSSIPDSPLALLSPVSRKPSTDKAASREAEEGYHEQPGEQLGEETSAGQRCSLGSRISPSAVLQEAHALEMTSQRIANQLHGTIALVRPGSRPCLPEKISARRATSPPARKNSLFLERERSPSREACLRTNKPDSHKATSSYGTLQLTTRQEQLCLLNKHFSLHQFGLRSNSASADRDNSLPSHLLQARETEDRTRLQEEWEDQAAILELPGAVVYMRDQHLEERLPFLKHRERLQYLLAQEHQQGFRARTGGDQNATLVPAAPEERPLSPQPTRGCKEERSYLEEPVEGKVVWINRDNVEQREKAEAARECLLDTPLDLSDYGRRSENLKPASWHKSPKQREADSPSPIRTESPTLQTGRSSSVLPRAEHENSHLACSQLPAAKPLQIGNETEQFSAREQEALAAPLVPSSQGQPAGKLTSCDPATDSEIRVRVSPRAQKREPDAQTEEDDAESVKQDSDEPDTSDSEVAATYEHETHQEEHAEGKHLCTEDKDEVLQKKRKRGQDPGIKAYKKSVRGRRKIKAPQAPADAAEITKEMEHNSPACGNDIFEEN